The Pungitius pungitius chromosome 14, fPunPun2.1, whole genome shotgun sequence genome contains the following window.
GGAGGAAAAACGCCTCTGAACCCGTGAAGAAAAGGAAACCAAAGCTGGCGTCTTTGACGGTCGATGTAACGGAACCCGTCCCACTTCCACTTTCAGGTTGGTTTCAAGTCCGGTCCCGGCGGGGGGGTGAGAATGCGGCCATGGCTGGTGTTTGTCTGCTGCTTTAAAGTGGTCAGGTCGTTGAGGAGTTGGCTTCATGTGACCAGTGTATTTAATAGAACCCTTTTGTTATGAGCtaagaaaaaccaaaacaatgtgTTTGAGTACTTGATTTTTACTTTATAAATGATCATCTGTCATTAATCTACGTGTTTCAACATAAGtcacttttctttcatttaatatGAAACAGGGGTTTTCATTCTAGTGAATCCAAAGCATAGAAAAGGCCTTTgtatgaaaatgtatttcaggaGCTCAGTTGGGTGCTTGGCCCATACTCTAAATATTATTCTGTGCTTTAACTATTAACAGCAAATCCAATGTCAATCTGGATCCAAATCATGGagttcttaatgtttttttttttttttaacttttgtttttagtcaagaGGCAACGGAAGAAGGCGGCTTCAGGGGACAAAGATGAGCAGCCTAAAAAGAGGCGTAAAACAAGCAAAGAAGCTGAAAAACAGGTGAGGTTCACCTCTAGTGAAACGTTGCTTCTGGGTCCAAATCCAAAAGAATCGGcgacataattaaaaaaaatgttttacctaCTAGATATCAGCACCAAATGGACAATAAACACATTGTTGTTGATTTCCTTGCTCACCTCCCCAGGACTCGGCTTCAGAGGCAACCGAcaaaaagcagaggaggaagaaaccGGACGGAGACTCAAAGGAACCCAAGAAGAGAACCGCCAAACCCAAAGCTCTCGTCCCCGGTAAACCACCGCGCCgaggatcgggggggggggggggggtcagactgCGCTTCTAAACCCACATCTGAAGCCTTGGCCCCCACTTCATCTTCCAAACTCTTTAACTCCACAGAACACCAAGACGCAGAGAAACCAAAGCACAGTGGGAAGAGGGAGCAGGAAGGAGGGAACGAGAGCGCCGCCTCCAAGGCGAAGAGGAGGCGGCTCGCGCCCTGTCCCGAACCCGAGGTGAGTGACCCGAATGACCCCCAAATACGAGCACATTTAACTCGAGGAATGTTTGAAAGGTCACTGATGTTGCTGAACggttattttaaaacaaagccTTAATTGATATCATTTCCATGCTTATTACCCGAGTCGTCTTCCAGCGGGATCTCTGAACACGGTGAATTTAAGTTGCAATGACCGACGTGTCACTTACTGAAAGCGGCCGTTGTGTTGTTGGCTGCAGGGTTCTGGCAGCGAAGGACGTCCGGATTCTCCGAGCGACAGCCTGGACGGGACGAAGAAGGGCGAACGGAAGAAAGAGTTTGTCTGCCAGGTTCGTCTGTATTTGAATGTTGCTCAAGACAAATATGTTGGATCCCACAGTTCTGCACCAATGTGTCTACATCTGTGGAATGTGGACCTATTTTCAGCTGTAATGTGTGTTTTGAGGTTCCGTGTTTCTTCTCCCCTGCAGACGTGCGAGCAGGCCGGGGAGGACCTGGTGGCCTGTGAAGGCCAATGCTGTGGCATGTTTCACCTCCAGTGTCTGGGCCTGTCACTCAAACCTGACGACAAGCTGCTGTGTCAGGAGTGCAGCAGCggtgaggaccccccccctcccccctttttatATTCCGACCCAAAGCGATCACCAGGATCATAGAAAAACTCAACATTTCTCCTCTCAGGAGTTCACTCGTGTTTCACCTGCAAGAAGACGGAGGGCGCCGCGCGCCGCTGCCACGTGCCGCACTGCGGCCGCTTCTACCACGAGGCGTGCGTCCGCCTCAGCCCGCTCACCGTGTTCGACAACAAGGGCTTCCGCTGCCCGCTGCACGCCTGCCTGAGCTGCCACTACGGCTGCCACAGCAAGCAGAGGGCCGCCAAAGGGCGGCTGACGCGCTGCCTGCGCTGCCCCGTGGCGTACCACGCCGGCGACCCGTGCGTGGCGGCGGGCAGCGAGGTGGTCACCAACACCGCCATCATCTGCACCAACCACTTCAACGCCAAGAAGGGCTACAGCCACCACAGCCACGTCAACGTCAGCTGGTGCTTCGTCTGCTCCAAAGGTTCGCCACCTCCGTCTCACCGAGAGCTGACCGTCCTTTTTTTAGCGCCGGAGGTTTGGTTCGTTCGCCGCTATCGAATTCTTACTCGTACGTCCGGACCCTTTTTCACGGGGTCAGGTTGAATGATGGAAGCGGGTCGCGATGCTATCGGATGTGTTTCATTCCCAGTAAATGACCCTTTCTTTTAATTTGGAAGGGCACCTTAAAGACACCGTATATGTCAATCAGTGTAAACCCCGCCCTGAAACGTCCCCTGCCTTACGGCCTGTTTGAGTCTCGGTGGGCCGTCATTTAGCGTCATGCGGTATTGAAGGAGACCTGGAACTAGAGGTGACCTCGTGGCGGCTCTGGTGACCAAGCGTCTCTCGTGTTGCAGGGGGGCAGCTGCTGTGCTGCGAGTCTTGTCCTGCAGCCTTTCACCCCGACTGCTTGAACATCGCCATGCCCGACGGGAGCTGGTTCTGCAACGACTGCCGGGCCGGAAAGAAACCGAAATACAGAGACATCATCTGGGTCAAGCTTGGAAAATACAGGTTGGAGAACCGATCCCCGGTGGGCCGCTGCATCCTTTTGTGAACTGGACTCATTGCTCTTATTCCATCCTCCCCAGGTGGTGGCCTGCAGAGATCCACCACCCCAGAAACATCCCCACCAACATCCAGCACCTTCGCCACGAGATCGGAGAGTTCCCCGTCTTCTTCTTCGGCTCCAAGGACTACTTCTGGACCCACCAGGGCAGAGTGTTCCCCTACATGGAGGGGGACCGGGGCAGCAAGCACCAGAAGACCGGCATCGGCAAAGTCTTCAAGAACGGTGAAGCTCTAGACATCTAGTCGTTCGCCACGACAGCCATTTTTAGGGTGTGTGGAGCTAACGAGCGTCTGGTTTCCTCAGCTCTGCTGGAGGCCGAAGCTCGATTCAAGCAGATCAAATTGAAACGAGAGGCCAAGGAAGCTCAAGAGAACAGCCGCAAGCCGCCAGCGTACAAGTTCATCAAGGTGGGGAACGGCAGAGAGAGCCTGTTCGTACCTTTTTTATGCCCCCGCGTGGATGAAGGTCCTCCTCACCCCGTTCCTCTCTCCTGCCCAGGTGAACAAACCCTTTGGTAAAGTCCAGGTCTACACCGCCGACGTCTCCGAGATCCCGAAGTGCAACTGCAAGCCGGCGGACGAGAGGCCCTGCGGCTTCGAGTCCGAGTGTCTGAACCGCATGCTGCAGTACGAGTGCCACCCCCAGGTGTGTCCCAGCGGGGCGCGCTGCTGCAACCGGGACTTCACCAAGCGCCTCTACCCGGAGACCAAGATCATCAAGACGCCGGGCAAAGGCTGGGGCCTGATCGCCCTGCGGGACATCAAGAAGGTGATTAAGAGCATTCCAATCGTTTGTGATCAAGGCtgatttcttcattttcatatCAAACGTAAGCatgtaaataataatgatgatgatgatgatgtcgtcGACGCCCACAGGGCGAGTTTGTGAACGAGTACATCGGGGAGCTGGTCGACGAGGAGGAGTGCCGGGCGAGGATCAAGTACGCCCACGAGAACAACATCAGCGACTTCTACATGCTCACCATCGACAAggtgaggccccgccccctcgcccGGGGAACCTGGGGGGATATCAcacggggaggggaggagggctcCCGGTGTGTCGGGGATGCTGTTTGCCTGTCAGCAGTGCCGTTTCCACGGGAGCCAGAGCAACGCTGGTATTGCATTGGGAACGTTACACGGGAGGCGGGTGTAGCGTTACAGGAGTCAATACTACAACCCTGCAACGCCGTCACGCTGCATCATCACGCCGTGTCGCTACGAGACGTTTAACCCGCAGGCTCCtctgcttttgtctcttttttttttttttttttcttatccatTTCGCTCGACCCGGGTCGGAAAAGGACCGGATCATCGACGCGGGCCCGAAGGGGAACTACTCCCGCTTCATGAACCACAGCTGTCAGCCCAACTGTGAGACGCAGAAGTGGACGGTGAACGGGGACACGCGGGTCGGGCTGTTTGCCGTCCGCGACATCCcggcaggtgagtgtgtgtgtgtgtggggggggggggggggggcgggctctgACGGGTCGGACGAACGCGGTTCTGACCAACTGTTTTGGTGTTTGATTCCAGGGACGGAGCTGACCTTTAATTACAACCTGGACTGCCTCGGCAACGAGAAGACGGTCTGCCGCTGCGGCGCTCCCAACTGCAGCGGCTTCCTGGGCGACCGGCCCAAggtgagtgggggtggggggagggggggggggggggtgtggaagggggggggcggggctacgtCCGCAGTGCGCCGCTTACTAAACGCAGGAGGACATTCGCACCCGCGGCGCTCATAAAGTCGACGTCTCCACTCCGCAGAACTCGAACTTGGCCGAGGCCAAagccaagaggaagaggaagtaccGGAGGAAGAAGTCCGAGGGGCAGAAGAAGTCCGACGACGACTGCTTCCGCTGCGGCGACGGCGGGCAGCTGGTGCTCTGCGGCAAGAAGACGTGCAGCAAAGCGTATCACCTGTTCTGCCTGAACCTCAACAAGAGGCCCTTTGGTGAGAGACCTCTTGTGTGTCTCAATTAGGGAGAGGAAGTCCCGCCTTTTTTATTCTTCCCCTCTGCATACCATTCTTTCCTCACGATGTaatctctcttccccccccctcccccgcagggCGCTGGGACTGCCCCTGGCACCACTGTGACGTCTGCGGGAAGAACTCTGAGGCTTTCTGCCAGCTCTGCCCCAACTCCTTCTGCAAGGCTCACCAAGAGGGGGCGCTGCGCTCCTGGCCCCCCACGGGGCAGCTGTGCTGCCTGGAGCACGAGGAGCCGCCGGAGGGGCCCAACGGCCCGGAACAAGGCGCCGTCAGCGCCGCGGCAAAGACCCCCCAGCCCGctccgcccgcccccccccaccggcagCCGTCCGGCCAAAAGCTCCAAGAAGCCTGGAGGGGTCGAAGCGAAAACCAAACGCTCCAAAAGGAAAGCGGCAGAGGCCTGAAAGTGGcctttgagccccccccccccccccaccacagagAGCCAAAGCCAAACTAGACTCTGACACACAAACCAGTAAAACCACCATCAGGGAAAGTCctcctttgtttctctttcctgCAACGAGCTGTTTTTCCACCAAACAAACTGccttttttcagttttatttcatGATTCTAGGAACCAAAAGAACTGTTttttctgagcccccccccccccccaacacaaaccTAATATACGAGTGCATCAAAGACCACATCTATGGTGACTGCTACAGTGTAGGACATCAAGccggttgtttttatttgtgtatatatatcctGTACATGTCAGAGTGAATATGGAAGCACTATGAAGGGCCTCAGGAGGCCGTAGGTTCACTTGACCTTTAGACCTTTGTTTTAGCTCAGTCTTGGTGTTTTAGGTTCAAATGATGTTTTGTTTGGTATCTGCAGTGCGTCCAGAGAACGAGGGGCTACACAGCGCTTTAAAAACACTACTGGGGGGTCCGGAGCTCCTTGGTTCCCTCTGGAAGCCGTCAATGAAGGAAAAAGGGCCCTTTTTTATCATGTTGAATTTGggtctttgccttttttctttttttttttaatagaggtTTTTTCACTGAAGTGTCAAGATCTGAGGGACAAAGGTTTCTGGAGATTAAATCCAGATTCTATGTTCCTTAAAATCACTGAATACGGACCGCCGCTCCATCTGCTGCCAGCCTGCATCCTGTTGGTTGTTTACGACCCAAACAAAAGGTCAGCAGCAcgaggtgacctttgacctcctgctgCACTTCTGTAAGTCAAAGTGCTCGCGCTGCTCCCGTGTCCACCTGCAGTAACCATGACCCAGTCGCCTCTCGTCGCCGCGGTTACGCTTCTAGCGGTTCTGCTGTCGGCCTTTTTGGGGTCCGTCTGTTTTTTTCGGCAGCGCGGAGGCTTCGTCGGTTCTGAATTTAAGTGCTAAAATTGACAAAACTGTTTTTGATTTTACGTTTtgaatcactccagacggacaTCGTTCTCGTTTTGAAGCCACTATCTTTGCGTTTTCGCCCCAGAGGTCGAGGGGCCGTCGTGGTTCGCGTGCAGCAGGTCTACCAGTGTTTTTCGCCCTTTGTATCCTAACCTTGACGTGAATGTAGTCGAGCCGGTTTTGTGCACACTGAGAAGCCCCCGTAGAGCTTGACGTGTGAGTAGAGGTTTGATTCTGTAACTACTGTCCTAGTAAAACCAGAGACTAATATGTACATAATGTATAAGTGCTAATAGTGATACATCTATTGTAAATAACAtgcaatgttttcctttttttgacgCAGTTCCGAAACACTTTTCTGCAGGATCTCACCTCTGTTGAATCATGCAATAAAGTGAACAAACTAATGTCTGCTGCACTTCTTTATCAAACTCTACAGCCAGCGTGCACACAGCAGGGCCCACAAGTCATCTTATTAACCTTCATGGCCAGAAACACGCATtgcttaaatatttaacaattatTCCAAAAGTTAAGGTAACAtgaggacatcttattcaaacaattcagcgtatcaataaaaaatgttaaatggtGCGTCAGAGacgtcactcattaactttatcagAGATTGGAAAAGCAACATTTGGCACAGATTGTACAAATATTACCTGCTATATAATGCATGTGTCAAAAGCACAAATAGACTATTTgtaacatgtttttaatgttttaaccccattgccctctatggaccagccgccacggATAAACTGCTCATATTGAGAACTGACatctatttatgtattttttggcAACCATGATTAATCCAATTGTTGAAACGTCACTATTTCCCCGAGCTGCATGTTTATTTTCAGCCCAAAAACTGTTAAATAGTAGTTTGATGTACTAGCAAATTTGATTTGCTTGAAATATCACTTCACTTATTAAACAGATACCAAAAAAAGGTTGAGATGTAGAAAGTCGAGCTTTATTTCATCGTTAAGTTCCTGAAACAACATCAAGTACAGATCCCAGACCagtttttattcctctttaagACGACAAAAACAGGGTTCATTTTGCATAACAGTAGTACAGCAGCGGCCGAGGgtacaaaatgctttttttccttttttcagtgTAAAAATAACTCTTCTCGTAGCTCCCACCTGTGCCGTCCTCTCGTAGTGCAAACGCTTCAAATCAAAGTTTAGGCACGTGATGGATACGATACGATCGCTGTTCAATTACACTTAAGTGCTGATGACGTCATTCtgaattccttttttatttggggggggggggtgtgtttcCTCCAGTTCGTAAAGTTCAACAGTCGCAGACTGAAGGACGACGGCTGGAGTTTAAATAGCGATAAAaaaaggccagtttgactgtcgCTGTTAATGTCGGATGAAGcttgattttaaaaagagacctaaaatttattttttttttaaatcctatttGGCCGACTATCTGCGTCAGCTTTGTATGTCCAAGTGCAactatgtaaaaataaaaactccattTCAAGCTTATGGTCCCGAGCAACATTCTCCGCGCGAATCTGAGCGAGCGTTTCCGTGGCAACTTGACATCATTCtacatttaagaaaaacaaaagctagctcaaaataaaagtaaagtatTTCCCAGATTTACATATGatacaagtaaaaaataaatatcagctCTGTTTTAACGTAGGCATTTTATCAGCTCATCAGGAGGCCAGCACGCCACGGCGGATGATGTCAGAGCCGTAGCGCCGGCCCAGCGGCGCGTCGCCCCTCAGCTGGCAGCGCTTCAGGCGCCGCTCGCCGTCGCTCGCCTGGGAGTCGGAGGCGTAGCGGTCGCCCACCGGCCCGGCGCGGAGGCGGGTCTTAGGGTACAGGGGCTCAGGCGCCTTGGTCAGGGGCCTCAGCTgaggcgcctcctcctcctcctcctcctcgtcatcatcttcctcctcctcctcctcgtcctcctctgccGTCAGAGGCCTCTCGCTCCTCTTGGGGATCCTGAACTTCCCCCAGCCTCGGAGATGTCCTCCTGCTTGTCTGCCGGGGGCGTGCGAGCCGCTCGGGGCTTTCCGAGGCCACCCGTCTGAACTGTGGTTGGCCCGCTGGGGTTTGGTCTTGGCCGACGCCTCCAGGGAGGCGGGGCTTCTCCTGGCCGCCGCCTCGCCCAGGAAGAAGTCGTCGCGGTCGGAGTTCCTGATGTCGACCAGCCGGATGGACACGGTTTTCTCCAGGTGCTTCAAGCCGAAGCGGTTCTTGGCCTGGCTGGGGAAGCTCTCCGTCGCCTCgcgactcctcttcctcttcctctcctctggctCGGGCCCCGGGGCCTCCCTCCTGGGGCCCTTCCTGCAGTCGGCCCTGGGCAGCTTGGCGGTGACCGTCTCCTGGACGGCCTCCTGCCTGTGGGGCTTCGGCGGCTGGAGGTCCCGCCCGGCGTCGGCGGTCTGGATCTCGTCGGGTTCTTTGACTCGGGAGCTTCTGGAATCCTTCGTCTGCGGTGGCTTGCTGCCATTTTCCTTCCTGTGAGGGTCAGCGAGGCCCTTCCTGTCGCCGCTCTTCACCTTCTCCTGCCCGGACGCCGGCGGTTTGGTCTTCAGGCCGCAGCGACTCTGGGAGCCCGGAGGGGACAAGAGGCCCAGCGAGGAGAGCTCCTCCAAATCCTTCTCTGGAGGATCGCCTGCAACACACAGATGAGCCTTTATGTCCTCGGCACCGATGTTCAGGGTGATGACCTCACATGTATgcaaaagtaacacatttgttTGAAGAACATAATTCTTTACTTTGAACATCATTACATTTGATCTTTCACACGTTTCGTCCTCTCAACCATCTCACATAACTCCATTTTGATTTGAAAACCAGGCGCTTTATTAAATGAGTCACCGGAGAGCAGCTGGTGGTCGAGCAGTAGGACTTGGTGCTGGAAGATCTGCTCCTGGACTCTCCACGACGAGCgcttcatcttctccctccgAGTCACCATGTAGGTCAGGTTACGGACCTGAGGAGCAATATCAACAACCTTTGACCCCAAAGACACAACGCCTTCAACTCTGCTTAAAATTGGGATGATCCGATGAAACTAAATCCTTGTGCATCTTCTATTAAACATGTGTTGCAGTAACTATAAATACGTATACCTATatttatgtacagtatatacactaTAATGTGGTAAAACCATGTAGCTCAAATCACCACTTCACAAGGACAAGTGCTACTAACTGCATCAACAGATAAACATGAACAAAGTGTGTCTTTCTAACCTTAAAGGCCAAGAGAAGTCAAATGAACATAGAATGTTTATGAGCAGTggccgttgccatggtgacgtcACCAAATGGTTTCTAGAGGTTTTGGAATACGGAAAAGTGACTGAAGCTTGCTCTGCTTTATGTTCTATGAATGGACCttaattcactaaatgaacatcatgctgtattgaataagaccataaactcatgtttactgagcgAATAGGCACTTCAAGACCGAAGTGGACTTCTATGGGTCCAGATGATTTTAACATGACTTCCTGTCTCACCTGCAGCAGAACGTTTCTAATCTATTTCATTGTGGTTAAATGGCATctacaaaagcaaaaaacaaactTCTCCataatacattcatatttattttaactcGAGcggttccccctccctcctcctgggGTCTCTCTTGTCAGGGTGCAGGTGAAGTGGAGACCTACCCTCTCCAGGTCCTGGCGCAGGTGGGTGAAGAGCTGCAGGCGGCGCAGCAGCACCTCGTGCTCGCGCCGCGCCaggctctcctcctcgtccttcttgGGCGTGAGGAGCGGCTGGTTGAAGTTGGCTTTGCGCTTCAGCTTCCAGTACTGGAACAGGAAGTCCACCGCCTCCGGCTGCAGCTTCAGGTGGTCGgccacctcctccgcctccacgaACTGGTAgaactcctcctccatctcctgcagCTTCAGCTTGCGGAGGCTGaccctcttctcctgctggcGGCTGGCGAGCAGCTCCCGCTCGCTGGGCGCCTTGTCGGCGCGCCGAGGAGCCGCTTGGgtcagggggcggggggaggcgacggcggcctcctcctcctcccccccgcctctcaCCCTGCCTCTCCTCCGGCCCTTCTTGTCTCTGgcgctctccttctcctcctcgcctcccgaATCCCGCTCCCTGGACTCGGCGCCCTCCAGCCCGGAGTGCCGGGGGCAGTAGGACTTGAACttgacctcgtcctcctccgtgAGGATGGTGTTCATCTCCAGGCTGGCGTGGAGGCCACACGTCACGTGGAAGGCGGTGCGGCAGTTGTTCGCCGAGCACTGCAGCAGCAAACACAAAATGTTCCTTCCATGGATTGTGTAGGTTTCTAGCATTCTAACACACACGTTATTTAATGCTGACATCACTACTATTAAAACACAACTTCGAAAGCACTTTAAAGCAAGTTAGATGCACCAATCTGGTGAAATCAAGAGGCTGGATGTATAAAAACTCTGCAGCAGTGCAGAGATGGTCGTCTGATTGAAGGTGGGACGGCCGGGCTGCCAACCTACATCTTCCCCCTTTTCTCATTTTGCTTGTTATTGTTGTCAAAGCAGCTTGTAAACACGCTCCACGCCATCACAGCTCAGCGAATCTACCTTAAGATTTATCCATGTCATTAGAGCTTTTCGGAGCGCTTGTAGTTGTGTCATTAGATCACTTATTAACAGTCCACATGCATCTCCGTGTGAGGGACATGTGAGGCTGTACCTGGATGCAGGCTCCCGCCTTCTCTTTACACAGGCAGCAGATCAGTGCCCAGCGGTTGCCGGGGATGTGCGACACGTTGGTGATCGGCTCCATTTTCTCAGGATTGCCGATGCTCACCTGCAGAGAGACGTGGGATTAGAGGCCTGTAGAGATCGTGGCGGCGACATCGCCGGTCACTGGGAAACTTCTTATTGAACCAACAGGAGGAAGCTTTCTGATGCTTTTCAGCACCTTCTAATTCTGATACATTACCAGTTACCaattttaagaagaaaaaaaatattagtaATTAAGTTCAATGTCAGAAGtaacatttgagaaaatgtttttttctttttaaatggagaATAAAGGCTGGAAACACATTTCCATTTGCT
Protein-coding sequences here:
- the jade1 gene encoding protein Jade-1 isoform X4; this translates as MCNDIIVPEVSLTMMKRSRHPSSSSDDSDNGSNSTCWSQHSSQPRRGTGQKPSEVFRTDLITAMKVHDSYQLTPEDYYILADQWRQEWEKGVQVPVSPQSIPQPVTRVLVEKGKEVMFVKPKKLIRTSGVEALGYVDIRTLAEGMCRYDLNEEDVAWLQTANKEFAEMAMPPLDEITMERVMEEFERRCHDNMTHAMETEEGLGIEYDEDVVCDVCRSPDGEDNNEMVFCDKCNICVHQACYGIQKVPKGSWLCRICALGILPKCQLCPKKGGAMKPTRSGTKWVHVSCALWIPEVSIGNPEKMEPITNVSHIPGNRWALICCLCKEKAGACIQCSANNCRTAFHVTCGLHASLEMNTILTEEDEVKFKSYCPRHSGLEGAESRERDSGGEEEKESARDKKGRRRGRVRGGGEEEEAAVASPRPLTQAAPRRADKAPSERELLASRQQEKRVSLRKLKLQEMEEEFYQFVEAEEVADHLKLQPEAVDFLFQYWKLKRKANFNQPLLTPKKDEEESLARREHEVLLRRLQLFTHLRQDLERVRNLTYMVTRREKMKRSSWRVQEQIFQHQVLLLDHQLLSGDPPEKDLEELSSLGLLSPPGSQSRCGLKTKPPASGQEKVKSGDRKGLADPHRKENGSKPPQTKDSRSSRVKEPDEIQTADAGRDLQPPKPHRQEAVQETVTAKLPRADCRKGPRREAPGPEPEERKRKRSREATESFPSQAKNRFGLKHLEKTVSIRLVDIRNSDRDDFFLGEAAARRSPASLEASAKTKPQRANHSSDGWPRKAPSGSHAPGRQAGGHLRGWGKFRIPKRSERPLTAEEDEEEEEEDDDEEEEEEEAPQLRPLTKAPEPLYPKTRLRAGPVGDRYASDSQASDGERRLKRCQLRGDAPLGRRYGSDIIRRGVLAS